In Alteribacter lacisalsi, a genomic segment contains:
- the glpK gene encoding glycerol kinase GlpK — MEKKFILSLDQGTTSSRAILFDKNGTIRETAQKEFKQIYPKPGWVEHDANEIWTSVLGVIADVLNKTGVQSKEVAGIGITNQRETTVVWEKETGRPIHNAVVWQSRQTADICNELKEGGYEDQVRKKTGLLLDPYFSGTKVKWILDHVDGAREKAENGQLLFGTIDTWLIWKLSGGKAHVTDYSNAARTLMFNIHELKWDEDLLHMLDVPKQMLPEVKPSSEVYARTVDYHFFGEEVPIAGAAGDQQAALFGQACFEKGMAKNTYGTGCFMLMNTGEEAVASEHGLLTTIAWGIDGKVEYALEGSIFVAGSAIQWLRDGLRMIKKASDTEAYAERVESTDGVYMVPAFVGLGTPYWDSEARGAIFGLTRGTEKEHLIRATLESLAYQTKDVMEAMESDSGIPVKQMRVDGGVVANSFLMQFQSDILDKPVERPVIQETTALGAAYLAGLATGFWKDRSEISKQWDVDRRFEADMEEETRTELYRGWKKAIDATIAYKL, encoded by the coding sequence ATGGAGAAAAAGTTCATTCTGTCACTGGATCAGGGTACCACCAGTTCCCGGGCGATCCTTTTTGATAAAAACGGGACAATCAGAGAAACCGCCCAGAAGGAGTTTAAACAGATTTACCCAAAGCCCGGCTGGGTTGAGCATGACGCCAACGAAATCTGGACATCTGTTCTCGGGGTCATCGCAGACGTACTCAACAAAACCGGGGTCCAGTCAAAAGAAGTAGCCGGAATCGGCATTACGAATCAGCGGGAGACGACGGTCGTCTGGGAAAAAGAAACGGGCCGGCCGATCCACAACGCTGTGGTCTGGCAATCCCGGCAGACTGCGGACATCTGCAATGAGCTGAAGGAAGGGGGATACGAGGATCAGGTCCGGAAGAAGACCGGACTTCTTCTCGATCCGTATTTTTCAGGCACAAAGGTGAAATGGATTCTCGATCACGTGGACGGAGCAAGGGAAAAGGCCGAAAATGGCCAATTGCTGTTTGGTACGATCGATACTTGGCTGATCTGGAAGCTCTCCGGAGGGAAAGCGCACGTAACGGACTATTCAAATGCAGCCCGGACGCTCATGTTTAATATCCACGAGCTTAAATGGGACGAAGATCTGCTTCACATGCTTGATGTACCAAAGCAGATGCTGCCGGAAGTTAAGCCGTCATCCGAAGTATATGCCCGGACAGTCGATTATCATTTTTTTGGAGAAGAAGTTCCGATCGCAGGTGCGGCAGGTGACCAGCAGGCAGCCCTGTTCGGCCAGGCATGCTTTGAAAAAGGGATGGCGAAAAACACCTACGGCACGGGCTGCTTTATGCTGATGAACACAGGGGAGGAGGCGGTGGCCTCTGAGCATGGCCTTCTGACTACAATTGCCTGGGGGATCGACGGAAAAGTGGAATACGCCCTGGAAGGAAGTATCTTTGTAGCCGGTTCCGCCATTCAGTGGCTCCGTGACGGCCTTAGAATGATTAAAAAAGCATCAGACACGGAAGCTTACGCCGAGCGTGTGGAGTCAACCGACGGCGTTTATATGGTTCCGGCATTTGTCGGTCTTGGCACCCCTTACTGGGATTCTGAAGCACGCGGGGCAATTTTTGGACTTACGAGAGGCACAGAAAAAGAGCACCTGATCCGTGCCACACTTGAATCTCTCGCCTACCAGACGAAAGATGTGATGGAGGCGATGGAAAGTGACTCCGGCATCCCCGTTAAACAGATGCGCGTAGACGGAGGTGTTGTAGCGAACAGCTTTCTGATGCAGTTCCAGAGCGACATCCTCGACAAGCCAGTCGAGCGTCCAGTAATTCAGGAAACGACCGCCCTCGGAGCTGCCTATCTAGCCGGGCTGGCAACAGGTTTCTGGAAAGACCGGAGTGAGATTTCCAAGCAGTGGGACGTGGATCGCCGTTTTGAAGCGGACATGGAAGAAGAGACCCGCACGGAACTTTACCGCGGCTGGAAAAAAGCGATCGACGCCACCATCGCCTATAAACTGTAG
- a CDS encoding peptide chain release factor 3 produces MTQERPRRTFAIISHPDAGKTTLTEKLLFLGGGIRDAGTVKGKKSGKFATSDWMEIEKQRGISVTSSVMQLIYNDVQINILDTPGHQDFSEDTYRTLTAVDTAVMVIDSVKGIEAQTLKLFKVCKMRGIPILTFINKLDREGKEPLDLLAEIEEVLEMETYPMNWPIGMGKTLKGIYSRGTNKIEVYDDTHDRVIVDYDEQNFLEDYEKEQFEDELMLLNEAGNEFTQDKVRNGELTPVFFGSALSSFGVQSFLDEFVQHAAPPQPRKASGEMIDPESSTFSGFIFKIQANMNPNHRDRIAFLRVCSGTFTRGMEVMLSRTGKKMKLSQSHSFFASDRETVNDAMPGDIIGLYDSGNFEVGDTIVSGSEPYRYEEMPQFPPEKFAKITAKNALKHKQYHKGMTQLVQEGTIQLYKTPYFEDYIIGAVGELQFQVFEYRMKNEYKVDIEFQHMTHELARWVTGGEVTDGMTDSRKMLVNDQHGRSVLLFENEFALRFFQDKYPDLKLSTGWEMLE; encoded by the coding sequence ATGACACAGGAACGGCCACGGCGCACGTTTGCGATTATTTCCCACCCGGATGCGGGTAAAACGACGCTTACTGAGAAGCTTCTTTTTCTCGGCGGGGGGATTCGCGACGCGGGTACGGTAAAAGGAAAAAAGAGCGGGAAGTTCGCGACGTCGGACTGGATGGAAATTGAAAAGCAGCGCGGAATTTCGGTAACGTCCAGTGTGATGCAGCTGATTTATAACGATGTGCAGATTAATATTCTTGATACGCCAGGTCACCAGGATTTCAGTGAGGATACGTACCGGACGCTCACGGCGGTGGATACGGCGGTGATGGTGATCGACAGCGTAAAGGGGATCGAGGCCCAGACGCTGAAGCTGTTCAAGGTATGTAAAATGCGCGGCATTCCAATTCTGACGTTTATTAACAAGCTCGACCGCGAGGGTAAAGAGCCGCTCGATCTGCTTGCCGAGATCGAGGAAGTGCTCGAGATGGAGACGTACCCGATGAACTGGCCGATCGGCATGGGAAAAACGCTGAAGGGCATTTACAGTCGGGGGACGAACAAAATTGAAGTTTATGATGATACCCATGACCGTGTGATCGTGGATTATGATGAGCAGAATTTCCTTGAGGACTACGAAAAAGAGCAGTTTGAGGATGAGCTGATGCTGCTTAATGAAGCCGGCAACGAGTTCACGCAGGATAAAGTGCGTAACGGGGAGCTTACGCCGGTGTTTTTCGGGAGCGCCCTTTCAAGCTTCGGGGTTCAGTCGTTCCTCGATGAGTTCGTACAGCATGCCGCACCGCCCCAGCCGCGGAAAGCTTCTGGCGAAATGATCGATCCGGAAAGCAGCACGTTCAGCGGGTTTATTTTTAAGATTCAGGCGAACATGAACCCGAACCACCGGGACCGGATCGCGTTTCTGCGGGTTTGCTCGGGAACGTTCACCCGTGGAATGGAAGTGATGCTCTCACGGACCGGGAAAAAAATGAAGCTCTCACAGAGTCATTCGTTCTTCGCTTCGGACCGGGAGACGGTGAACGATGCGATGCCCGGGGATATTATCGGATTGTACGACTCGGGGAATTTCGAGGTGGGCGACACGATTGTGAGCGGCAGCGAGCCGTACCGCTACGAGGAAATGCCACAGTTCCCGCCGGAAAAATTCGCGAAGATCACGGCGAAGAACGCCCTTAAGCACAAGCAGTATCACAAAGGGATGACGCAGCTCGTACAGGAAGGTACCATTCAGCTTTATAAGACGCCTTATTTTGAGGACTATATTATCGGCGCGGTTGGTGAGCTTCAGTTCCAAGTCTTCGAGTACCGAATGAAAAACGAGTACAAAGTGGACATCGAATTCCAGCATATGACGCATGAGCTGGCGCGCTGGGTGACCGGCGGTGAAGTGACCGACGGGATGACCGACAGCCGGAAGATGCTCGTAAACGATCAGCACGGCCGTTCGGTGCTGCTGTTTGAGAATGAGTTTGCTCTTAGGTTCTTCCAGGATAAGTATCCGGATCTGAAGCTTTCAACCGGGTGGGAGATGCTCGAGTAG
- a CDS encoding aspartyl-phosphate phosphatase Spo0E family protein, whose translation MVLIKELSRFVEEKRALMMESARKNGLTSDETVRYSQELDDLLNRYEKITRKENGYTESAGSL comes from the coding sequence ATGGTACTGATTAAGGAACTTAGCAGGTTCGTGGAAGAAAAAAGGGCGCTTATGATGGAGTCCGCAAGAAAAAACGGCCTTACTTCAGATGAAACAGTCCGGTACAGCCAGGAACTCGATGACCTGCTGAACAGGTACGAAAAAATCACCAGAAAAGAAAACGGTTACACCGAAAGCGCTGGTTCCCTGTGA
- a CDS encoding DUF1538 domain-containing protein: MKNVIEQFKEVSFAIMPMAALIIILQYTVIGMPTDIFIRFIFGVIMVGLGLFIFLLGVHIGLLPVGELIGSTLPKSGKVWLIIGVGFILGVSVTIAEPDVRVLALQVDQVSGGEISNTTLIYTVALGVGIFVALAMARTIFEIPLKYLLLGGYSVVFILALFTPENFIPISFDAGGVTTGPMTVPFILALGVGVASVLRGSKESSASEGFGLVALASIGPVIAVMILGVIYG, encoded by the coding sequence ATGAAAAATGTGATTGAGCAGTTTAAGGAAGTAAGTTTTGCAATTATGCCTATGGCAGCGCTGATTATCATCCTTCAATACACAGTTATAGGCATGCCGACAGATATTTTTATCCGTTTTATTTTCGGTGTAATTATGGTCGGGCTCGGTCTGTTCATCTTTTTACTCGGTGTACATATCGGTCTTCTGCCTGTCGGGGAGCTGATCGGATCGACCCTGCCGAAATCAGGGAAGGTATGGCTCATCATCGGCGTCGGCTTTATCCTCGGGGTGTCAGTGACGATTGCCGAACCGGATGTGCGCGTCCTCGCCCTTCAGGTGGATCAGGTGTCCGGCGGTGAAATCTCGAACACGACCCTCATCTATACCGTTGCACTTGGTGTCGGGATCTTCGTAGCCCTGGCCATGGCCAGGACTATTTTTGAGATTCCCCTCAAATACCTGCTGCTTGGCGGCTATTCCGTAGTCTTTATTCTCGCCCTTTTCACGCCGGAAAATTTCATTCCGATTTCCTTTGACGCAGGCGGTGTAACGACCGGGCCGATGACCGTGCCGTTTATCCTAGCCCTTGGTGTCGGCGTGGCTTCGGTGCTTCGGGGCAGCAAGGAATCCAGCGCCAGTGAAGGATTCGGACTTGTGGCGCTCGCCTCAATCGGACCGGTCATAGCAGTCATGATTCTGGGGGTGATTTACGGATGA
- a CDS encoding P-II family nitrogen regulator, translating into MTEKHDHKLIITIVKRGKSKKVTKASKKAGAEGGTILLGQGVGIHEKGKTFGLDQIYEKDVVLTLVPDHILPQVMEAITEAVKLNTKGKGIGCILDIKKTIGINHLDYEEIEKEDLDEMTDNTKGFNLILTIVNKGDSGKVVDNSIEAGAEGGTVLSGRGSGIHEKAKIMSLNIEPEKDIVLTLIKRDKTRHVLEKIEKGSRLNEPGKGICFVLPVEETVGIHHLLQDEQK; encoded by the coding sequence ATGACGGAAAAACATGACCATAAACTGATCATCACGATCGTAAAAAGAGGCAAGTCAAAAAAAGTGACGAAAGCGTCTAAAAAAGCCGGTGCCGAAGGAGGTACCATCCTCCTCGGCCAGGGCGTCGGAATTCATGAAAAAGGGAAGACGTTCGGACTGGACCAGATCTATGAAAAAGACGTGGTGCTCACACTCGTGCCCGATCACATTCTCCCTCAGGTGATGGAAGCCATCACCGAAGCTGTTAAGCTGAACACAAAGGGAAAGGGAATCGGGTGTATTCTCGATATTAAGAAAACGATCGGGATCAATCACCTTGATTATGAAGAGATCGAAAAGGAGGATCTTGATGAGATGACAGACAACACGAAGGGATTCAATCTGATCTTGACGATCGTGAATAAAGGAGATTCGGGAAAAGTAGTGGATAATTCAATCGAAGCAGGCGCTGAAGGAGGAACCGTTCTCAGCGGCAGGGGCAGCGGCATTCATGAGAAAGCGAAAATCATGTCCCTGAATATCGAGCCCGAAAAAGACATCGTCCTCACCCTGATCAAGCGGGACAAAACCAGGCACGTGCTTGAAAAAATTGAAAAAGGCAGCCGCCTGAATGAGCCTGGAAAAGGGATCTGTTTTGTGCTCCCGGTTGAAGAAACTGTCGGGATTCATCACCTGCTTCAGGACGAGCAGAAATAG
- a CDS encoding phospho-sugar mutase, producing the protein MDWKKHFERWMGFEDLRNDLRDELTANEKNDTYLEDSFYKNLEFGTGGMRGEIGPGTNRMNIYTIRKAAQGLADYMKTEGDEAVSRGVVIAHDNRRQSDEFALEAACTLGANGIKTYVFSELRPTPQLSFAVRELGTHTGIMITASHNPPEYNGFKVYGEDGAQLVPTDADRLIEMVNAVEDELLIKTGEKEALENEGLLEFVLEELDEKYGRALESVVVDQGLANEVGNDLSIVFTPLHGAAQKPMMDGFKRCGFTNVHVVEEQAVPDTEFSAVTSPNPEEHRAFDRAIILGDKRGADVLIATDPDGDRVGVAAKDESGKYKVLTGNQTGALMLDYLLMKKKEAGKLPENGVVIKTIVTSEMGRRVASEYGVDTLDVLTGFKFIGEKIRGYEKNGEHTYLFGYEESYGYLIEPFARDKDAIQAALLASEVAAYYKKQGKTLYDGLLDLFNRYGCYLEDLESFVFKGKSGAETMNAMMDSFRETPVRELAGQKVRYQEDYLTGNRTLLDDGAEEEIGLPLSNVIKVVLEDGSWYCLRPSGTEPKIKAYFGVNRPAVSEAEQALERLKADVLDKVSAASS; encoded by the coding sequence ATGGACTGGAAAAAGCACTTTGAGAGATGGATGGGTTTTGAAGACCTCAGAAACGACCTGCGTGATGAACTTACCGCAAACGAGAAGAACGATACATATTTGGAAGACAGTTTTTATAAAAACCTGGAATTTGGTACAGGTGGTATGCGCGGGGAGATTGGTCCTGGTACGAACCGGATGAATATTTACACGATCCGCAAGGCTGCCCAGGGGCTGGCTGATTACATGAAGACAGAAGGGGACGAGGCTGTTTCCCGGGGCGTAGTCATCGCCCATGATAACCGTCGCCAGAGTGACGAGTTTGCACTTGAAGCCGCCTGCACGCTTGGGGCAAATGGGATTAAAACCTACGTGTTCAGTGAACTTCGCCCGACACCTCAGCTGAGTTTTGCCGTTCGTGAGCTTGGCACACATACAGGGATTATGATTACGGCAAGCCACAATCCTCCAGAATACAACGGTTTTAAAGTGTATGGCGAGGACGGGGCACAGCTCGTACCGACGGACGCCGACCGCCTGATTGAAATGGTGAACGCTGTGGAAGATGAACTGCTTATTAAAACAGGGGAAAAAGAAGCCCTCGAAAATGAAGGACTGCTCGAATTTGTTCTCGAAGAACTGGATGAAAAATACGGGAGGGCACTTGAGTCTGTCGTAGTGGACCAGGGCCTCGCTAATGAAGTAGGCAATGACCTGAGTATTGTTTTCACGCCCCTTCACGGTGCGGCACAAAAGCCGATGATGGATGGATTTAAGCGATGCGGTTTTACAAACGTACACGTGGTGGAAGAGCAGGCTGTGCCGGATACGGAATTTTCTGCTGTAACCTCTCCAAATCCAGAGGAACACCGTGCCTTTGACCGTGCGATCATTCTTGGTGATAAGCGCGGTGCCGATGTCCTCATCGCAACGGATCCTGACGGAGACCGCGTAGGGGTTGCGGCGAAGGATGAAAGCGGCAAGTACAAAGTGCTCACCGGCAACCAGACCGGGGCGCTCATGCTTGATTACCTGCTCATGAAAAAGAAAGAAGCAGGGAAACTTCCGGAAAACGGTGTGGTCATTAAAACGATTGTGACGTCCGAAATGGGCCGGCGGGTTGCTTCTGAATACGGAGTAGATACGCTGGACGTCCTTACCGGATTTAAATTTATCGGCGAAAAAATCAGAGGATACGAAAAAAACGGGGAGCATACTTACCTGTTCGGCTACGAGGAAAGCTACGGCTACCTGATCGAGCCGTTTGCCAGAGATAAGGATGCGATCCAGGCAGCACTCCTCGCATCCGAAGTGGCTGCCTATTACAAAAAACAGGGCAAAACGCTTTATGACGGACTTCTGGATCTGTTCAACCGCTACGGCTGCTATTTGGAGGATCTGGAATCGTTTGTATTTAAAGGCAAATCAGGAGCCGAAACAATGAACGCCATGATGGACTCGTTCCGTGAAACTCCGGTGAGGGAACTGGCCGGGCAGAAGGTCCGTTATCAGGAAGACTATCTCACAGGTAACCGTACTTTACTTGATGACGGGGCTGAAGAAGAAATCGGTCTGCCCCTTTCCAATGTCATCAAAGTCGTCCTGGAAGATGGATCGTGGTACTGTCTGCGTCCTTCAGGGACCGAACCGAAAATCAAAGCTTACTTCGGTGTCAACAGGCCTGCAGTCTCTGAAGCAGAGCAAGCGCTGGAACGCCTGAAAGCCGACGTGCTTGATAAAGTTAGTGCTGCTTCTTCCTGA
- a CDS encoding glycerol-3-phosphate dehydrogenase/oxidase, protein MVKPFSAIQRNAYLEEMEGQELDLLVIGGGITGAGIALDASVRGLSTGVVEMQDFAAGTSSRSTKLVHGGLRYLKQFEVKLVAEVGKERAIVYENAPHVTNPEWMLLPIYKDGTFGKAATAVGLKVYDKLAGVKRKERRNMLNKKKTLEKLPMLREDGLKGSGVYVEYKTDDARLTLEIMKEAVHRGTKAVNYTKAEELFYENGRVAGAKVTDLISGRSFNIRAKRVVNAAGPWVDELREKDGSKKGKYLYLTKGVHLVIDQSRFPLQQAAYFDTEDDGRMIFAIPRDGKTYVGTTDTYYDGRIASPRMTQQDLDYILNAANYMFPGLKLEEKDVESSWAGLRPLIHEEGKSASEISRKDETFISESGLISIAGGKLTGYRKMAERIVDMVAKDLGVKAKCTTDKIVLSGGDVGGSKGLENFLEEQTKAGVALGLSEEEAGKLVKLYGSNVKRVYEILETSGEEARHFQLPKSVFASLVYGMEEEMTVTPIDFFNRRTGALFFDIQWVRKWKTNVLNYLAYRLHWTHNQRVRFEKELEKEIAYAAHPEEKVHEDKVAQ, encoded by the coding sequence ATGGTAAAACCATTTTCAGCGATTCAGAGAAATGCGTATTTGGAAGAAATGGAAGGACAGGAACTTGATCTTCTCGTGATTGGCGGCGGTATTACAGGAGCGGGCATCGCGCTTGACGCCTCTGTCCGGGGACTCTCTACCGGTGTCGTGGAAATGCAGGACTTTGCTGCCGGTACTTCAAGCCGCTCCACAAAACTTGTTCACGGCGGTCTCCGTTACCTGAAGCAGTTTGAAGTGAAACTCGTCGCAGAAGTCGGCAAAGAGCGGGCGATCGTGTACGAAAACGCCCCCCACGTAACCAATCCCGAATGGATGCTTCTGCCGATTTATAAGGATGGCACGTTTGGAAAAGCGGCAACGGCAGTCGGGCTGAAAGTGTATGATAAGCTTGCAGGTGTGAAGCGAAAAGAGCGCAGAAACATGCTCAATAAAAAGAAAACCCTTGAAAAACTGCCAATGCTGAGAGAGGACGGTCTTAAAGGAAGCGGCGTATACGTGGAATACAAAACCGACGACGCCAGGCTAACCCTTGAAATTATGAAAGAAGCGGTGCACCGCGGTACAAAAGCCGTAAATTACACGAAAGCAGAAGAGCTGTTTTATGAAAACGGCCGTGTTGCAGGTGCGAAAGTGACCGATCTGATTTCCGGACGCTCCTTTAATATCCGGGCCAAGCGTGTAGTTAATGCAGCCGGTCCCTGGGTGGATGAGCTCCGTGAAAAAGATGGATCGAAAAAAGGGAAGTACCTTTATTTGACCAAAGGGGTTCACCTGGTAATCGATCAGTCCCGTTTTCCATTACAGCAGGCAGCGTACTTCGATACGGAAGACGACGGACGGATGATCTTTGCTATCCCCCGTGACGGAAAGACCTATGTCGGCACCACTGACACTTATTATGACGGCAGAATCGCCAGTCCCCGCATGACACAGCAGGACCTGGATTATATTCTCAATGCAGCAAACTACATGTTCCCGGGCCTCAAGCTTGAAGAAAAGGACGTGGAATCCAGCTGGGCCGGACTGCGGCCGCTCATTCATGAAGAAGGCAAATCCGCATCCGAAATCTCCAGAAAGGATGAAACGTTCATCTCCGAATCCGGGCTGATCTCAATCGCTGGAGGAAAACTGACCGGATACCGTAAAATGGCGGAACGAATCGTCGATATGGTTGCGAAGGATCTTGGTGTAAAAGCCAAATGCACGACGGATAAAATTGTCCTTTCCGGCGGTGATGTGGGCGGTTCAAAAGGCCTTGAAAACTTTCTGGAGGAGCAGACGAAAGCAGGCGTAGCTCTGGGTCTGTCGGAAGAGGAAGCCGGGAAACTCGTAAAGCTCTACGGATCAAACGTAAAAAGAGTGTATGAGATCCTCGAGACATCCGGAGAAGAAGCGCGGCATTTTCAGCTTCCCAAAAGCGTTTTTGCCTCTCTGGTGTACGGCATGGAAGAAGAAATGACTGTCACACCGATTGATTTCTTCAACCGCCGGACCGGAGCCCTCTTCTTTGATATCCAATGGGTCCGGAAATGGAAGACGAATGTGTTGAATTACCTTGCCTACCGCCTTCATTGGACTCACAATCAGCGAGTGCGCTTTGAAAAAGAATTGGAAAAAGAGATTGCCTACGCGGCTCATCCGGAGGAAAAAGTTCACGAAGACAAAGTTGCACAGTAA
- a CDS encoding pentapeptide repeat-containing protein codes for MENQHFISESFDGEDWTDREIIRSTFTCCRFRGASLQGIRTSAAFFSNCDFSGVQLNDSSHNGSAFTNCQFINSNLWTARFTGCKMTGSSFEGAALTGLSIEEGDWSYVNLRLHDLRKIRFDEVVLKEADFYDSDLSGAVFTGADLTRARLHKSVLKKADLRGAVIDGINFRDVTLDDTKLDWDQAIRLAEHYGAKID; via the coding sequence ATGGAGAATCAGCATTTTATAAGTGAAAGCTTTGATGGAGAAGACTGGACCGATCGCGAAATCATCCGCAGTACATTTACTTGCTGCCGTTTCCGTGGAGCCTCTCTGCAGGGGATCAGGACATCAGCTGCCTTTTTTTCCAACTGCGATTTCAGCGGGGTACAGCTGAACGATTCCAGTCATAACGGATCGGCGTTTACAAACTGCCAGTTTATCAACAGCAACCTGTGGACGGCGCGGTTTACCGGCTGTAAAATGACCGGATCTTCATTTGAAGGCGCAGCTCTCACAGGCCTTTCCATTGAGGAAGGCGACTGGTCGTATGTAAACTTAAGGCTGCATGATCTGAGAAAGATCCGTTTCGATGAGGTTGTTCTGAAAGAAGCGGATTTTTACGATTCCGATCTGTCTGGTGCAGTTTTCACAGGCGCTGACCTGACCCGGGCCAGGCTTCATAAATCGGTTTTGAAGAAGGCGGATTTAAGAGGAGCCGTGATCGATGGGATTAATTTTCGTGATGTGACGCTTGATGACACGAAATTAGACTGGGATCAGGCAATCCGTCTCGCGGAACATTACGGCGCTAAAATTGATTAA
- a CDS encoding nuclease-related domain-containing protein, translating to MIIRKPRTTPLEILAYEALIRRMPELNPKKEEILAALRSRRSGHKGEMYTEHYINTADVPPFYVYHSLRFAHVPGEFAQIDTLLLSRQLAVILEIKYLGGESLYFKGDSNQLIQTSDEGKKKVYDCPVVQARRQKLRLIKWSREFGFPSIRVEHFAVMANSYPELIFSEDYKERWRVFRNSVLKFRLQELTDAENRSSVEKPFSPETLDGLDRALLDAHEEALPDLLKRHQVRYEDLIKGVFCPVCPKVILKRTDRGWSCPGCEGRFSTVEPVRRALKEYCLIAGSTITNAQLTNFLNLQSTILTTNILRKLDLPKWGSGRGSVYSLDRL from the coding sequence ATGATCATCCGCAAACCCCGTACGACTCCTCTTGAAATCCTCGCTTACGAAGCCCTCATCCGGCGAATGCCGGAGCTTAATCCGAAAAAAGAAGAAATCCTCGCTGCCTTACGGTCCAGACGTTCCGGACACAAAGGTGAGATGTACACCGAGCACTACATAAACACTGCCGATGTCCCGCCGTTTTATGTTTATCACAGTCTCCGCTTTGCCCACGTCCCCGGCGAATTTGCTCAGATTGACACCCTCCTCCTGTCCAGGCAACTTGCTGTTATTCTCGAAATTAAATACCTCGGCGGCGAATCCCTTTACTTTAAGGGTGACTCGAATCAGCTGATCCAGACCTCGGACGAAGGGAAGAAAAAAGTGTATGACTGCCCGGTCGTGCAGGCCCGGAGACAGAAGTTAAGGCTGATTAAATGGAGCCGGGAGTTCGGCTTTCCCAGCATACGTGTGGAGCATTTTGCTGTGATGGCTAACAGTTACCCTGAACTCATTTTCAGTGAAGATTACAAAGAGCGGTGGCGGGTTTTCCGCAATAGTGTGCTCAAGTTCCGGCTGCAGGAACTTACGGATGCTGAGAATCGGTCATCTGTTGAGAAGCCGTTCTCGCCCGAAACATTGGACGGTCTTGATCGAGCTCTCCTCGACGCTCATGAAGAAGCCTTGCCAGATCTGCTGAAAAGACATCAGGTTCGGTATGAAGATTTGATTAAGGGCGTCTTCTGTCCGGTTTGTCCCAAAGTCATTTTGAAGCGCACGGATAGAGGGTGGAGCTGCCCGGGGTGTGAGGGGCGGTTTTCTACCGTAGAACCAGTCCGGCGTGCTCTGAAAGAGTATTGCCTGATTGCCGGCAGCACAATTACTAACGCCCAATTAACAAACTTCTTGAATCTCCAAAGTACTATTTTGACCACTAATATTCTGAGAAAGCTTGATCTTCCAAAATGGGGATCGGGGAGGGGGAGTGTATACAGCCTCGACAGGTTATAA
- a CDS encoding DUF1538 domain-containing protein, with protein MILELFEGFDHVLLEVTMAVIPLLVFFLVFQFFFLKLEKERIRNIFVGIFLTFIGLSLFLQGVEVGFFPAGEVIGELLGERENTIILLPILGFLFGFTATFAEPAIRILNYEVEKVTSGSISKNVMLFTLSIGVAFSIALSMVRIVLGIPLWIIIVPAYALALALMFISKDRFISIAFDAGGVATGPMTVTFILAIAVGIAEVTEGRDPLMDGFGMIALVAITPILSVLILGLIYKWKERSSA; from the coding sequence ATGATACTGGAACTTTTTGAAGGATTCGACCATGTGCTCCTTGAAGTAACCATGGCCGTGATCCCCCTCCTCGTATTTTTTCTTGTGTTTCAATTTTTCTTCTTAAAGCTGGAAAAAGAACGGATCCGTAACATCTTCGTCGGGATCTTCCTGACATTTATCGGCCTGTCCCTATTCCTTCAGGGAGTGGAAGTGGGCTTTTTCCCGGCCGGAGAAGTAATCGGCGAACTGCTTGGGGAGCGGGAAAACACCATTATTCTCCTCCCGATTCTGGGCTTTCTGTTCGGCTTCACTGCCACATTTGCTGAACCGGCGATCCGGATTTTAAACTATGAAGTGGAAAAAGTAACGTCCGGCTCCATCTCAAAAAACGTGATGCTTTTTACGCTTTCAATCGGTGTTGCCTTCTCGATTGCCCTTTCCATGGTACGGATCGTTCTAGGCATCCCGCTCTGGATTATTATCGTGCCGGCTTATGCACTTGCGCTCGCGCTTATGTTCATTTCAAAAGACCGGTTTATCAGTATTGCCTTTGATGCCGGCGGCGTAGCGACAGGGCCGATGACGGTGACCTTTATACTTGCGATTGCAGTGGGGATTGCCGAAGTTACCGAAGGACGGGATCCGCTGATGGACGGCTTCGGTATGATTGCCCTCGTGGCGATCACACCGATTCTATCAGTCTTAATCCTCGGGCTCATTTACAAGTGGAAGGAGCGGTCGTCAGCATGA